ATCATGAAGGGCAGGAAAACGTAGACGAGTCCTATGAGTACGGCGAGAAAGCCCGGCGTGTAACTCCGGGGTTTCTCAGCAAGACCGATCCAGACAAAGAGCTGGCTGATTCCTGCATTTCTCGAAAGCAGGACGGTCCATGCGTAGCTCCGAATGATATAAGACAGCCAGAGGGTGCTTATCACCATAATGATGTAGAAACGCCTCTTTCTCGTCACACGGGTCAGATAGTAGGTAAACGTGTATCCCAGGACCAGGCAGATGAGAGCCGTGAGAATAGAGACCTCCAAAGTAAAGGCAAGCCTCTTGAGATAGAGGGTCCTTGTAAAGAATCGTATGTAGTTTTCGAGGGTAAAGGCCGGTTCGTAGAATCCTCCCGGAGGATGATGGTAGAAGCTGAGGACGACAAGCATAGCCAGGGGAATGACGAAGAACACGAGGAGCATCCCCACTGGATAAGCCAGAATGTATTTCAACCAGCCTTCCCGCTGTCTCATTAGAGTTCCCTGTCCAGGATGCAAAATGCTTTAGGATCGAGGATTACCCTGACCCTCTCACCCTCGAAAAACTCCGTGCTGCCGGTTTGATAGGAAGCAATGATCTCCTGGCCCCCTTGGGTGCGGACGTAGTACTCGATGAGTTCCCCAACATGCCTTTTGAAGTCGATTCTTCCGAGAAAGCTGTTCTTCTCGGTTCCGTCTGTTTCAATGGTAAGTCGGACCGACTCGGGGCGTATCGAGATCACACATGCTTTGCCTTCGGGCAGGTGAAGATCCTTTGCCGGTGCCGAGACCGCGCCATCGGGTGTCATGAGTTGGACGGTTTCTCCCCAACGGGCTTTAACCTCTGCGTTTATCAGGTTGGTAGACCCAATAAAGGTGGCAACAAAGGGAGACACTGGATTCCGGTAGATCTCCATGGGAGTTCCCACCTGTTCGATGTGCCCGCTATCCATGACTACTATCCTATCAGACATGGACATGGCCTCTCTCTGATTGTGGGTTACGAAGATCGTGGTTATCTGGATTCGCTTTTGGAGCCTCCGCAACTCGACTTGCATCTCCTCTCGGAGGTTCTTGTCCAGGGCAGCGAATGGTTCATCGAGCAAGAAGACCGAGGGGTTCATGGCCAGCGCCCTGGCAAAAGCAACCCGCTGCCGCTGTCCTCCGCTGAGCTGTTCGATCTTCCTCCTCTCCATACCCGGGAGCCTGACGAGTTTGAGCAGCTCCGTCACCTTCTCATCTATTTCGGCCTTTGCAAGCCTGCGAACACGCATGCCATAGGCGATATTTTCAAAGACGTCCATGTGAGGAAAGAGAGCAAGGGATTGAAAAACCATGCCTGTATCCCTTCGATAGGGAGGGAGAGCGGTCACATCTCGACCATCAATGAGGATCCGGCCGCTAGAGGGCTCTTCGAGTCCGGCAAT
The window above is part of the Deltaproteobacteria bacterium genome. Proteins encoded here:
- a CDS encoding ABC transporter permease, giving the protein MRQREGWLKYILAYPVGMLLVFFVIPLAMLVVLSFYHHPPGGFYEPAFTLENYIRFFTRTLYLKRLAFTLEVSILTALICLVLGYTFTYYLTRVTRKRRFYIIMVISTLWLSYIIRSYAWTVLLSRNAGISQLFVWIGLAEKPRSYTPGFLAVLIGLVYVFLPFMILTLYGSLKSINPEYEEASLNLGAGPWKTFWKVTLPLSRNGIISGVLLVFVLTMGAYVVPSILGKPQQWTMAIIIGDQATYESNVPFGAAMALVLMVLSIVIIWLVARIAGTESLSMGAKGK
- a CDS encoding ABC transporter ATP-binding protein encodes the protein MGRVELRNLSKTFPPNIRAAENISLSIEEGEFVTLLGPSGCGKTTTLRLIAGLEEPSSGRILIDGRDVTALPPYRRDTGMVFQSLALFPHMDVFENIAYGMRVRRLAKAEIDEKVTELLKLVRLPGMERRKIEQLSGGQRQRVAFARALAMNPSVFLLDEPFAALDKNLREEMQVELRRLQKRIQITTIFVTHNQREAMSMSDRIVVMDSGHIEQVGTPMEIYRNPVSPFVATFIGSTNLINAEVKARWGETVQLMTPDGAVSAPAKDLHLPEGKACVISIRPESVRLTIETDGTEKNSFLGRIDFKRHVGELIEYYVRTQGGQEIIASYQTGSTEFFEGERVRVILDPKAFCILDREL